In the Enterococcus saigonensis genome, one interval contains:
- a CDS encoding polysaccharide deacetylase family protein, translating to MEENNGTRSSRHLQKPKNNLGKNVFTLLSILLVVLFGFFAYTFYQMKQAEAKAQKTFEQKTTALLQEVQEERNQSGIPSEKTEKKTDDLVTVTYIPKEDKVFSVQDSQKELAALTQKAKKSLKNKKGLVVAKLEVNPVSDQLDTYELVAEPYTWYKEKNRFIRGKVFTNTPAYISHKTGKAVTVKDLIPEEGDLLGIQQVIQQKIFDQAKNKAAIIDSILDLPRINYQNKIDFTPNELTINLAQNKTGINKITLDYKDIAAYVNTDFVNPEKIKDAFPQLDSNKKYVALTFDDGPNPATTPKILDILKNKKASATFFMLGENVSANKDIVKRVVAEGHEVASHSYTHPVLPSLSDAALKKEIRDTDKAIFEACGILPRNLRPPYGAADERVARVAGKPIINWDVDSEDWKSKNAGMIQGRIKTSLTENAIVLMHDIQPATVEALPGVIDNMRQQGFEFVSVDTLLKKQQKPMYVYFGAEDYRLAKDL from the coding sequence ATGGAAGAAAATAACGGCACGCGCAGTAGTCGACACCTACAAAAACCAAAGAACAACCTTGGTAAAAATGTTTTCACGTTGCTTAGTATTTTATTAGTCGTTTTATTCGGATTTTTTGCCTATACGTTTTATCAAATGAAACAAGCTGAAGCAAAAGCGCAAAAAACATTTGAACAAAAAACAACGGCACTCTTACAAGAAGTGCAAGAAGAGCGGAATCAAAGTGGTATTCCAAGTGAAAAAACAGAAAAGAAGACAGATGACTTGGTAACTGTAACGTATATTCCAAAAGAAGATAAAGTCTTCTCTGTTCAAGACAGTCAAAAAGAACTGGCAGCACTTACTCAAAAAGCCAAAAAGAGTTTAAAAAACAAAAAAGGTTTGGTGGTAGCCAAGTTAGAAGTAAATCCTGTCAGCGATCAGCTAGATACGTATGAACTAGTGGCAGAACCCTACACCTGGTATAAAGAAAAAAATCGATTTATTCGGGGTAAAGTATTCACCAATACCCCTGCTTATATTAGCCACAAGACTGGTAAAGCTGTCACAGTCAAAGACTTAATTCCAGAAGAAGGCGACTTATTGGGTATTCAACAAGTCATCCAACAAAAAATCTTTGACCAAGCAAAAAATAAAGCAGCGATCATTGATAGCATTTTGGATTTGCCTCGAATTAATTATCAAAATAAAATTGATTTTACACCGAATGAATTAACCATCAACTTGGCACAAAATAAAACTGGCATTAATAAAATTACACTAGATTATAAAGATATTGCTGCTTATGTGAACACGGATTTTGTTAATCCCGAAAAGATTAAGGATGCTTTTCCCCAACTCGATTCAAACAAGAAATACGTTGCATTGACTTTTGACGATGGTCCAAATCCTGCCACAACGCCAAAAATTTTGGATATTTTAAAGAACAAAAAAGCCAGTGCCACCTTCTTTATGCTGGGTGAAAATGTCAGCGCAAATAAAGATATTGTCAAACGCGTGGTAGCAGAAGGTCACGAAGTAGCCAGTCATTCCTACACACATCCGGTTTTACCAAGCTTGTCAGATGCGGCTTTGAAAAAAGAAATTCGTGATACAGACAAAGCTATTTTTGAAGCTTGCGGAATTTTACCCCGAAACCTTCGTCCACCATATGGCGCAGCCGATGAACGCGTAGCACGCGTTGCTGGTAAGCCGATTATTAACTGGGACGTGGATTCCGAAGACTGGAAATCAAAAAATGCGGGGATGATTCAAGGACGTATCAAAACTTCTTTAACTGAAAATGCAATTGTTTTGATGCATGATATACAACCAGCCACTGTTGAAGCACTTCCGGGTGTTATCGATAATATGCGCCAGCAAGGATTTGAATTTGTTTCCGTTGATACTCTTTTGAAAAAACAACAAAAACCAATGTACGTCTACTTTGGTGCTGAAGATTACCGCCTAGCTAAAGATTTATAA
- a CDS encoding DUF2798 domain-containing protein, translated as MPQTKKESWLFTCTMCLLMVLGMTLYNITLHGNLSLGTLVSGLPLAFGIALVLDVFVVAKPAKKIALKLPTNKEKMWQVGISISVCMILGMVSFMSIFGIVVESGWQHLNVGTYFHTWLLNFIMALPLQLLLVRPLALKVLNVNRTLTKSFQEDESL; from the coding sequence ATGCCGCAAACAAAAAAAGAAAGTTGGCTTTTCACCTGCACCATGTGTTTATTAATGGTATTAGGCATGACGCTTTATAATATTACCTTACATGGTAATTTATCACTTGGCACACTTGTTTCTGGGCTTCCCTTGGCTTTTGGAATTGCTCTTGTTTTAGACGTCTTCGTTGTTGCCAAACCAGCAAAAAAAATCGCCTTAAAATTGCCTACCAATAAAGAAAAAATGTGGCAAGTAGGCATTTCGATTAGTGTTTGTATGATCCTTGGCATGGTAAGTTTCATGTCTATATTTGGCATTGTAGTCGAAAGTGGTTGGCAGCATTTAAATGTTGGTACTTATTTCCATACCTGGCTGTTAAATTTTATTATGGCATTACCACTTCAACTTTTGCTTGTACGACCACTAGCATTAAAAGTCTTAAACGTAAATCGTACACTGACAAAGTCTTTCCAAGAAGATGAGTCCCTTTAA
- a CDS encoding response regulator transcription factor has product MKILVADDDKEIVELLSIYIHNEGYEAVKAYDGKEALSKIRTNPDIELMILDIMMPEKDGMQVVKELRKESQIPIIMLTAKTTDMDKIKGLVAGADDYVTKPFNPLEVMARVKSLLRRTKMQITPDQPDILEVNSLIINKDSHEVKTIDGKEIQLTALEFGILYLLASHPNRVFSADEIFERVWKQESVVSAKTVMVHVSHLRDKIEEATDGEKVIQTVWGVGYKIDAK; this is encoded by the coding sequence ATGAAAATTTTAGTTGCTGACGATGACAAAGAGATTGTCGAGTTATTAAGCATTTATATTCACAACGAAGGCTATGAAGCGGTTAAAGCATACGATGGTAAAGAAGCACTTTCCAAAATCCGTACCAACCCTGATATTGAATTAATGATTTTAGATATTATGATGCCAGAAAAAGATGGGATGCAAGTTGTCAAAGAATTGCGGAAAGAATCACAAATCCCCATCATCATGCTAACTGCTAAAACAACAGATATGGATAAAATCAAAGGTTTGGTTGCGGGTGCTGATGATTACGTCACAAAACCATTCAATCCTTTAGAAGTCATGGCTCGCGTTAAATCTCTTTTACGTCGAACAAAAATGCAAATTACACCAGATCAACCAGATATTTTAGAAGTAAATTCTTTAATCATTAATAAAGATTCTCATGAAGTGAAAACAATTGATGGAAAAGAAATTCAGTTAACGGCGCTAGAATTTGGTATTTTATATTTATTAGCTTCTCATCCTAATCGTGTCTTTAGTGCCGATGAAATTTTTGAACGCGTTTGGAAGCAAGAAAGTGTTGTTTCGGCAAAAACCGTTATGGTACATGTAAGTCATTTGCGGGATAAAATCGAAGAAGCAACTGATGGAGAAAAAGTAATCCAAACAGTTTGGGGTGTTGGCTATAAGATCGATGCAAAATAA
- a CDS encoding CtsR family transcriptional regulator, with the protein MSRHNTSDLIEAYLKKILEDSEMIEIRRTEMADLFNCVPSQINYVINTRFTIQRGYVVESKRGGGGYIRIEKIKISDNHRFLEQVDQLFDDTIDEKNAFAIIQKLYEEDILTKTEGNLILAALAKNTLGRFKNEDEIRAGMLHAVLERLSYEDRK; encoded by the coding sequence ATGAGTCGTCACAATACTTCTGATTTAATTGAGGCTTATTTGAAAAAAATTTTAGAAGATAGCGAAATGATTGAAATTCGTCGCACCGAGATGGCCGATTTATTCAACTGTGTGCCATCCCAAATTAATTATGTTATTAACACACGCTTTACGATTCAACGGGGATATGTTGTTGAAAGTAAACGTGGTGGCGGTGGTTATATTAGAATTGAAAAAATTAAGATTTCTGACAATCACCGTTTTTTGGAACAAGTCGATCAACTTTTTGACGACACAATAGATGAAAAAAATGCTTTTGCCATTATTCAAAAATTGTATGAGGAAGATATTTTAACGAAAACAGAAGGTAACTTGATTTTAGCAGCCTTAGCGAAAAATACGTTAGGGCGTTTTAAAAATGAAGATGAAATTCGGGCTGGTATGTTACATGCGGTGCTGGAACGATTAAGTTATGAGGATAGGAAGTGA
- a CDS encoding sensor histidine kinase: MQNKSKQRSVEKKKRITLTSKEISELLAEGIVTIILLLLINVAVLVVLTSIIKNSPSLENAIWDSKNIFARRLDSDFFWNGRNFILPLFLLIDAGVLYWRLIRRYRQMQLRHIISELHYIANGNYDHRIPFELSGDLSRVVSSINGLVDSTVAAIEDERKIEKSKDELITNVSHDIRTPLTSIIGYLGLIEDGQYQSKEDLLKYTHTAFVKAKQMKSLVDDLFEYTKVRQPSVPINITSFDMIQLVEQLAADFELEAKKKNITIEVSSPKEQLIMDGDTEKIVRVFNNLFTNAFKYGKDATKIVIEVDQVGTEAIIIVKNNGAMIPKQALDSLFDRFYRVEESRNQATGGTGLGLAITQSIVALHGGYIYAKSNAKWTSFIIHLPVKSNISPTARNNADDYLYPKN, translated from the coding sequence ATGCAAAATAAAAGTAAACAACGCAGTGTCGAAAAAAAGAAACGAATTACCCTAACTTCCAAAGAAATTAGTGAACTTTTGGCTGAGGGGATTGTTACAATTATTTTACTCCTTCTCATTAACGTTGCTGTTTTAGTAGTTTTAACTTCGATTATCAAAAACTCGCCTTCTTTAGAAAATGCGATTTGGGATTCCAAAAATATTTTTGCCCGTCGTCTCGATTCTGATTTTTTCTGGAATGGGCGAAACTTTATTTTACCGTTGTTCTTACTAATCGACGCAGGAGTATTGTACTGGCGGTTAATTCGGCGTTATCGCCAAATGCAATTACGTCATATTATTAGCGAACTTCATTATATTGCCAATGGGAATTACGATCACAGAATTCCTTTTGAATTAAGTGGCGATTTAAGTCGTGTAGTTTCTAGTATTAATGGATTGGTAGATAGTACTGTTGCCGCCATTGAAGATGAGCGCAAAATTGAAAAATCCAAAGACGAGCTCATCACAAACGTCAGCCATGACATCCGCACTCCTTTGACTTCTATTATTGGCTACTTGGGATTAATTGAAGATGGACAGTATCAATCTAAAGAAGACTTATTGAAATACACCCACACCGCTTTTGTGAAAGCAAAACAAATGAAATCGCTGGTGGATGATTTATTTGAATATACAAAGGTACGTCAACCTAGCGTACCAATTAATATCACTTCTTTTGACATGATCCAACTAGTTGAACAACTGGCCGCAGACTTTGAATTAGAAGCAAAGAAAAAAAATATTACAATAGAAGTTTCTTCTCCAAAAGAACAATTAATTATGGATGGAGACACCGAGAAGATTGTGCGGGTCTTCAACAATCTTTTTACGAATGCTTTTAAATATGGTAAAGATGCTACTAAAATTGTGATTGAAGTCGATCAAGTTGGGACAGAAGCGATTATTATTGTAAAAAATAACGGCGCTATGATTCCCAAACAAGCATTGGATTCTTTATTTGACCGTTTTTATCGCGTGGAAGAATCCCGTAACCAAGCAACCGGCGGGACAGGACTGGGTCTTGCGATCACGCAAAGTATCGTTGCTTTACATGGTGGCTATATTTACGCCAAAAGTAATGCCAAGTGGACCTCATTTATTATCCACTTGCCGGTTAAGAGTAATATTTCTCCTACTGCGCGCAATAATGCAGATGATTATCTATATCCCAAAAATTAG
- a CDS encoding ATP-dependent Clp protease ATP-binding subunit, whose protein sequence is MDELFTEKAKAVLTIAQEEAKTFKHQSVGSEHLLLALVIEQDGIAGKVLREMSVTESDIREEIEHLTGYGTMKSYPAGVYLPYSPRAKHIFAYAGDEAKRLGAPNIGTEHLLLGLLRDDEILASRIMVNLGLSLARMRQLLKKKMGVSESKAPNNGLGGRRRQAPQGSKGTQQGTPTLDGLARDLTKLARENRLDPVVGRSKEVKRLIQILSRRTKNNPVLVGEPGVGKTAIAEGLAQQIIRGEVPEDMQQKRLMMLDMGSLVAGTKYRGEFEDRMKKIIDEIYHDGQIILFIDELHTLIGAGGAEGAIDASNILKPALARGELQTIGATTLDEYQKYIEKDSALERRFARVQVDEPTPEEAEEILKGLRLRYEEHHGVEISDDALHAAVQLSVRYINSRQLPDKAIDLMDESAAKVRLDKADEPSEIIGLQEDIAKLMSEKEEAIQNQDFEAAARLRQKEKKLSQRLAELAFAETKEASGFADRVTAEDVATVVSQWTGVPLQQMEKKESERLLDLEKILHQRVVGQEEAVKAVARSIRRARSGLKDPNRPIGSFMFLGPTGVGKTELAKTLAEAMFGSEDALIRVDMSEFMEKYSTSRLIGSPPGYVGYDEGGQLTEKVRSKPYSVILLDEVEKAHPDVFNILLQVLDDGHLTDSKGRKVDFRNTILIMTSNIGATQIREEKNVGFNVTDLTKDHGAMQKRILEELKKAFRPEFLNRIDETVVFRSLGEAEIQQIVKIMSKSIVKRLAEQDIQLKITSAATEVIGKAGFDPEYGARPIRRALQKEVEDRLSEALLSGQIHLGDNVTIGAKKGKITLTVKEPVEDKKLQKA, encoded by the coding sequence ATGGATGAATTATTTACAGAAAAAGCCAAGGCTGTCTTGACGATTGCCCAAGAAGAAGCAAAAACTTTTAAACACCAATCAGTTGGTTCAGAACACTTACTGCTGGCTTTGGTCATTGAACAAGACGGAATTGCTGGAAAAGTTTTGCGAGAAATGAGTGTTACGGAATCTGATATTAGAGAAGAAATTGAGCATTTAACCGGCTATGGCACAATGAAATCTTATCCGGCAGGTGTTTACTTGCCATATTCACCACGGGCAAAGCATATTTTTGCCTATGCTGGTGATGAAGCTAAACGCTTAGGAGCACCTAATATCGGGACAGAACATTTATTGTTAGGTCTCTTACGTGATGATGAAATTTTAGCTTCCCGTATTATGGTGAACCTTGGTTTGAGTTTAGCCAGAATGCGTCAGCTGCTAAAAAAGAAAATGGGAGTAAGTGAAAGTAAAGCGCCCAACAATGGATTAGGTGGACGCCGTCGACAGGCACCGCAAGGAAGCAAAGGAACGCAACAAGGTACGCCTACTTTAGACGGTTTAGCCCGAGACTTAACCAAATTGGCACGTGAAAATCGATTAGATCCAGTTGTAGGTCGTAGTAAAGAAGTAAAACGTCTGATCCAAATCTTATCACGGCGCACTAAAAATAATCCAGTCTTAGTGGGTGAACCTGGTGTAGGGAAAACAGCTATTGCCGAAGGGTTAGCACAACAAATTATTCGAGGAGAAGTTCCTGAAGATATGCAACAGAAACGTTTGATGATGTTGGATATGGGTTCTCTTGTAGCAGGGACAAAATATCGTGGTGAATTTGAAGATCGAATGAAAAAAATTATCGACGAAATTTATCATGATGGTCAAATTATCTTATTTATTGATGAATTGCATACGTTGATTGGTGCTGGAGGAGCGGAGGGCGCTATTGATGCTTCCAACATTTTAAAACCGGCATTGGCGCGAGGCGAATTGCAAACAATCGGTGCTACTACACTGGATGAATACCAAAAGTACATTGAAAAAGATTCCGCTTTGGAACGACGCTTTGCCCGGGTACAAGTAGATGAACCAACACCTGAAGAAGCCGAAGAAATCCTTAAAGGGTTGCGTCTGCGTTACGAAGAACATCACGGTGTAGAGATTTCTGATGATGCGCTTCATGCAGCGGTTCAGTTATCTGTTCGCTACATCAATTCTCGACAATTACCAGATAAAGCCATTGATTTGATGGATGAATCAGCGGCAAAAGTACGATTGGATAAAGCTGATGAACCTTCTGAAATCATTGGATTGCAAGAAGATATTGCAAAATTGATGAGTGAAAAAGAAGAAGCAATTCAAAATCAAGATTTTGAAGCTGCAGCGCGTTTACGTCAAAAAGAGAAAAAATTGAGTCAACGATTGGCAGAATTAGCTTTTGCTGAAACAAAAGAAGCGTCTGGTTTTGCTGATCGAGTGACAGCAGAAGATGTCGCAACTGTTGTTTCTCAATGGACAGGCGTTCCTTTGCAACAAATGGAGAAAAAAGAAAGTGAACGTTTGTTAGATTTAGAGAAAATTTTACATCAACGTGTAGTTGGACAAGAAGAAGCAGTGAAAGCTGTAGCTAGATCCATTCGTCGTGCGAGAAGTGGTTTAAAAGATCCAAATCGTCCCATTGGTTCTTTTATGTTCCTAGGACCGACAGGGGTCGGAAAAACAGAGTTGGCTAAAACGTTGGCAGAGGCGATGTTCGGTAGTGAAGATGCTTTAATCCGCGTAGACATGTCCGAGTTTATGGAAAAATATAGCACGAGTCGTTTGATTGGTTCTCCTCCTGGTTATGTGGGCTATGATGAAGGCGGGCAATTGACAGAGAAGGTTCGTTCTAAACCGTATTCGGTTATTTTATTAGATGAAGTTGAAAAAGCCCATCCAGATGTCTTTAACATTTTGTTACAAGTATTAGATGATGGCCATTTGACTGATTCAAAAGGACGAAAGGTCGATTTCCGCAATACGATTTTGATTATGACATCAAATATTGGTGCAACTCAAATTCGTGAAGAAAAAAATGTTGGATTTAATGTAACGGACTTGACAAAAGATCATGGGGCCATGCAAAAACGTATCTTAGAAGAGCTGAAAAAAGCTTTTCGTCCCGAATTTTTAAACCGAATTGATGAGACAGTAGTTTTCCGTTCTTTAGGAGAAGCAGAGATTCAACAAATCGTGAAAATCATGAGCAAGTCCATTGTAAAACGACTGGCCGAACAAGATATTCAGTTGAAAATAACGTCTGCTGCTACTGAGGTTATAGGTAAAGCCGGTTTTGATCCAGAATATGGCGCACGTCCAATTCGGCGGGCGTTGCAAAAAGAAGTAGAAGATCGCTTGTCAGAAGCATTATTATCTGGCCAAATTCATTTGGGAGACAATGTTACAATAGGTGCTAAAAAAGGCAAAATCACGTTAACTGTCAAAGAACCTGTAGAAGATAAAAAATTGCAAAAAGCCTAA
- a CDS encoding DUF1129 domain-containing protein, whose translation MDAEVLRAMVAQNRELEPQLTKRNQQYIFDLKKSLEAANLSEAEMATALNEILPVLVKEQKGGKTARQLFGTVSERTEAILAKPEPKKETKPILMWADNAMFIFGLFAVMLGLMRLFTKNSGQQTYGLLTLIIASLFGGYAFYLMYKYIYQYERPGADKSKRPKLWKTMLILVPVFFLWILVFTVSAMLPFNIILDPFIQLVLGAAVFALRWYLKKKYNIEGSLTIPKN comes from the coding sequence ATGGATGCAGAAGTACTACGCGCAATGGTTGCACAAAATCGCGAATTAGAACCGCAATTGACCAAACGTAACCAACAATATATTTTTGATTTGAAGAAATCTTTAGAAGCAGCGAATTTATCCGAAGCAGAGATGGCAACAGCTTTAAATGAAATTCTGCCGGTTTTAGTCAAAGAACAAAAAGGCGGAAAAACCGCACGTCAATTATTTGGTACAGTTTCAGAACGGACAGAAGCTATTTTAGCTAAACCCGAACCAAAGAAAGAAACCAAACCAATTTTAATGTGGGCCGATAATGCGATGTTTATTTTTGGTTTATTTGCAGTGATGTTAGGTTTAATGCGCCTCTTCACGAAAAATAGCGGCCAACAAACTTACGGTTTATTAACCTTGATTATTGCCTCATTATTTGGGGGTTATGCATTTTATTTGATGTATAAATATATTTATCAATATGAACGTCCAGGTGCAGATAAAAGTAAACGACCAAAATTATGGAAGACAATGCTAATTTTAGTTCCAGTTTTCTTCTTATGGATTTTAGTCTTCACGGTTAGTGCCATGTTGCCGTTTAATATTATTTTGGATCCATTCATTCAATTAGTTTTAGGTGCTGCAGTCTTTGCATTACGTTGGTACTTAAAGAAAAAATACAACATTGAAGGTTCCCTTACTATCCCTAAAAATTAA
- the serS gene encoding serine--tRNA ligase has protein sequence MLDIKMIRQNMPMVKEKLATRGVPANVLDEFVKLDEERRTLLVQSEELKKQRNDVSAEIAQLKRNKENAEDKIAAMKAVGAQIKEYDAKIAAIDEELKTIATTLPNLPNDSVPIGKDEDDNVEVRRFGTPRNFAFEPKAHWEVAEDLEILDFERGAKVSGSRFVYYRGLGARLERALYNFMLDLHVYEHGYTEIIPPYIVNSNAMFGTGQFPKFKEDVFQLADTDLTLIPTAEVPLTNYYNGEILDGADLPIYFTALSPSFRSEAGSAGRDTRGLIRLHQFNKVEMVKFSDAAHSYEELEKMTNNAEEILQKLGLPYRVVALSTGDMGFSAAKTYDLEVWIPAQNTYREISSCSNCEDFQARRAMIRYRDAQGKLQYAHTLNGSGLAVGRTVAAILENYQNADGTVTIPEVLIPYMGGLQKIEKD, from the coding sequence ATGTTAGATATCAAAATGATTCGTCAAAACATGCCAATGGTAAAAGAAAAATTAGCAACCCGGGGTGTACCTGCCAACGTCTTAGATGAATTTGTTAAGTTGGATGAAGAACGCCGTACGCTTTTAGTACAGTCAGAGGAATTGAAAAAACAACGCAATGATGTTTCCGCTGAAATCGCGCAATTAAAACGCAATAAAGAAAACGCAGAAGATAAAATTGCAGCCATGAAAGCTGTTGGCGCCCAAATTAAAGAATACGATGCGAAAATTGCTGCAATTGATGAAGAGTTAAAAACAATTGCCACAACTTTGCCAAACTTACCTAATGACTCAGTACCAATTGGTAAAGATGAAGATGATAATGTCGAGGTCCGTCGATTTGGTACACCACGCAACTTTGCCTTTGAGCCAAAAGCTCACTGGGAAGTAGCAGAAGACTTAGAAATTTTAGATTTTGAACGTGGTGCCAAAGTTTCTGGTAGCCGTTTTGTTTATTACCGCGGCTTAGGTGCTCGACTAGAACGGGCTTTATATAACTTTATGTTGGATTTACATGTCTATGAACACGGCTATACTGAAATCATTCCTCCTTATATTGTTAACAGTAATGCCATGTTTGGGACCGGCCAATTTCCTAAGTTCAAAGAAGATGTCTTCCAATTAGCTGACACCGACTTGACATTAATTCCAACAGCAGAAGTGCCTTTAACAAACTATTATAATGGCGAAATTTTAGATGGTGCAGATTTACCAATCTATTTCACTGCTTTAAGTCCATCGTTTCGTTCTGAAGCTGGAAGTGCTGGTCGTGATACCCGTGGTTTGATCCGTCTACATCAATTTAACAAAGTCGAAATGGTGAAATTCTCTGATGCAGCGCATTCTTATGAAGAATTGGAAAAAATGACCAATAACGCGGAAGAAATCTTACAAAAACTCGGCTTACCTTATCGCGTCGTTGCTTTGTCAACGGGTGACATGGGCTTTTCTGCTGCTAAAACGTATGACTTAGAAGTGTGGATTCCCGCGCAAAACACGTATCGTGAAATCAGTTCATGTTCCAACTGCGAAGATTTCCAAGCCCGTCGCGCGATGATTCGCTATCGCGATGCACAAGGCAAATTGCAGTATGCCCATACTTTAAATGGTTCAGGTTTAGCTGTTGGCCGAACTGTCGCTGCAATTTTGGAAAACTATCAAAATGCAGATGGCACTGTCACTATTCCAGAAGTTTTAATCCCTTATATGGGAGGCTTACAAAAAATCGAAAAAGATTAA
- the guaB gene encoding IMP dehydrogenase yields the protein MSNWETKFAKKGLTFDDVLLIPGESHVLPNEVDMHVQLAKNIRLNIPIISASMDTVTDSKMAIAMARQGGLGVIHKNMSIAMQADEVRKVKRSESGVIIDPFFLTPDHLVQDAEHLMSKYRISGVPIVETMENRKLVGIITNRDMRFVTDYSIKINDVMTKENLVTAPVGTKLADAENILQKHKIEKLPIVDEDGRLSGLITIKDIEKVIEFPNAAKDEHGRLLVAAAVGVTSDTFERAQALLDAGADAIIIDTAHGHSAGVLRKIAEIRAKFPEATLIAGNVATAEGTKALYDAGVDVVKVGIGPGSICTTRVVAGVGVPQLTAIYDAASVARQYGKAIIADGGIKYSGDIVKALAAGGHAVMLGSMLAGTDESPGEFEIYQGRRFKTYRGMGSLGAMEKGSSDRYFQSGVNEANKLVPEGIEGRVAYKGSVSDIIFQMIGGLKSGMGYVGAANLKQLRDDAQFVQMSGNGLKESHPHDVQITKEAPNYSVES from the coding sequence ATGTCTAACTGGGAAACGAAATTCGCTAAAAAAGGTCTAACTTTCGATGATGTCTTATTAATTCCTGGAGAAAGTCATGTCTTACCAAACGAAGTAGACATGCATGTCCAATTGGCGAAAAATATCCGTTTGAATATTCCAATTATCTCTGCCAGCATGGATACTGTAACAGACAGTAAGATGGCAATTGCTATGGCACGTCAAGGTGGTTTGGGTGTCATTCATAAAAACATGAGTATTGCGATGCAAGCTGATGAAGTGCGCAAAGTGAAACGTTCGGAATCTGGCGTTATTATCGACCCATTTTTCTTAACTCCTGATCATTTAGTCCAAGATGCTGAACATTTGATGTCTAAATATCGGATTAGTGGTGTGCCGATTGTTGAAACGATGGAAAACCGGAAATTAGTTGGTATCATTACCAACCGCGATATGCGTTTTGTGACAGATTACAGTATTAAAATTAATGATGTGATGACCAAAGAAAATCTGGTTACCGCCCCAGTTGGTACCAAATTAGCAGATGCTGAAAATATCCTCCAAAAACACAAAATTGAAAAATTACCGATCGTGGATGAAGACGGTCGTTTAAGCGGCCTAATTACCATTAAAGACATCGAAAAAGTAATTGAATTTCCGAATGCTGCAAAAGATGAACACGGACGCTTGTTAGTTGCTGCTGCTGTTGGTGTAACTAGCGACACATTCGAACGCGCACAAGCATTACTTGATGCCGGTGCAGATGCGATTATTATCGATACAGCTCATGGTCATAGTGCTGGTGTTTTACGCAAGATTGCAGAAATTCGTGCCAAGTTCCCAGAAGCAACCTTAATTGCTGGTAACGTTGCGACGGCTGAGGGAACAAAAGCGTTGTATGATGCTGGTGTAGATGTTGTAAAAGTTGGAATTGGCCCAGGTTCTATTTGTACTACACGGGTTGTAGCCGGTGTGGGAGTACCCCAATTAACAGCTATTTATGATGCTGCTTCTGTTGCCCGTCAATATGGGAAAGCAATTATTGCTGATGGTGGCATTAAATATTCTGGTGATATCGTCAAAGCTTTAGCCGCTGGTGGTCATGCTGTAATGTTAGGCTCCATGTTGGCAGGTACCGATGAATCTCCTGGTGAATTTGAAATTTACCAAGGACGTCGTTTTAAAACTTATCGTGGTATGGGTTCTCTAGGCGCTATGGAAAAAGGTTCAAGCGATCGTTACTTCCAAAGTGGTGTCAATGAAGCCAACAAACTTGTGCCAGAAGGTATTGAAGGCCGCGTTGCTTATAAGGGGAGTGTATCAGATATCATTTTCCAAATGATTGGCGGTTTGAAATCAGGGATGGGTTATGTTGGTGCTGCAAACTTGAAACAGCTTCGCGATGATGCACAATTTGTTCAAATGAGTGGCAATGGTTTGAAAGAATCTCACCCTCACGATGTTCAAATTACAAAAGAAGCTCCAAATTACTCCGTTGAATCGTAA